The genome window GCCCATTGTTCCATACCAAGAGCTCATCGCCGGATTTCCCTGCACCGACTTGTGTAAGTACCAGAAACGGAATTTCCATGGAGTGTAAGTGCTCAACATGTTTTTCTATCCCAAAGCTCTGTGGCAGCGCTCGCAAGTAACTCCTTTGGTGCCCCAGCGTCCGTCGACAAATGGAAGGGCCAACGGTTCCTCTAGCTCCTCGAAGAAAACGCGACGTCGTGTGGCATCAATGGCCCAACGGAGAGCTGCAAACATCCGCGAACGGCGTCGCATGTTTAACCTGAATGAGGCCTTCGACAAGTTGCGCCGCAAGGTGCCCACCTTCGCCTACGAGAAACGACTGTCCCGCATCGAAACCCTTCGCTTGGCCATCACCTACATCGGATTCATGGCGGAGCTGCTGAGCGGCACGCCCTCGAACTCCCACAAATCCCGGTCCGATGTCTATGGGAGCATGAATGGTCACCATCAGGCGCCACCACCGGCAATTCATCCACATCATCTGCATCCGGCGGCGGCGTATCAACGCGACTTTGCCTCGCCCTATAATCATAGTTTGTCCTAGTGAGATTGCTCAGGCGCAGGAAATCCAAACGATAATCGtaatacacaaataaattCAGAAACTGCTTCTCGTCAAATCAGTTttgttaaaatattataattataggAATAGATAAGTAATGTTTTCTTAAAACTTTATATATTGTTTAAAAAAcaatagaaatattaaaaacatataaatgaaaataacaaaagaatgcaagaaatttattgtttaaaaaGCTAATCATGATTGGTCATATGAACATCAAGAATTCATTTTCATGGGAGCAATTAAATTAGCCAGaacattgtttttttttttaacttccAACTTAAGTGgatacttaaaaaaaaatattttttgttttgaagattttattattattattatttgtgaTGGAAAGGAAAAGCAGATGACAATTAAACAAAATCGGAGGATAATCCAATTTGGTTTTCGaaacagcaaacaaattgATTGTCTAAGCTCGGTGGTGACTTTAAAGCCAAAAGTACCACCGAAATACACCTGATAATCCCCCTAAGTAGAACCCGCACTTGTTTCTAAAAAACggaaccaaaaccaaagcgaaCCATGTCGTGATTTGCGTGCGAATTTGTGCAGCTGGAAAGGCAACACATGCCCAAGTCCATTCGGTGGTCCCAATGAAGTCACATTGCATACAAATCACGGAGGTTTCCTAAACGGACGCCGAATGGAAAGAAAACTATTATACAAAATTTGACAAGGCAAACAAAGcgtgaaattattattaataaattgaGGCACTCGGAGGGGAGATGCCAAAAGGGAGGACGGCAGTTCGAAGTCAATTGTAGCAACCCCTAACCAAGGACAACCCAGGAACAAGTGTAACACTTGAGGGATTCCCCGCAACCGGGCTAAATACCAAGGAATTTTTGCGTTCAACGCCCATCGCGAACAGATTAGCGCCCTTTTTTCCGGGCAGCAAATTAATTCGGAACGGATATTGCATGGACATTGGGATCGGAAGTCGGAAAGTGGGCTGCTACCTGGGGGTTGACTGCGTCCCTTGTTTCCAATGTTTTGGTAGTTTGGTGTACAATATGTTTTGATGAATTTGTGACACTTCATGCCGAATTAGATAGCTTCTCCTTAGGGGTTGTTTGCCACATCCCCTCGCCTATGAAGCGTGCTCACGTGTCGCCGATTAGCGCGTTAGTAAACTCtttgaattaaataaatatgctgaTCTTAACTTCGAAAGTTGATCTTTCCGGCACCTGTGGTGTGGGAATCTTGCGAGTgcattaaaatattatattaagaCACGTGGCTTATTAACTACATCCCATTGAAATGCACTATGTTCATCCATCGGCTGAGATTGACTATCCCATCCCTCCCCTTGTGCACGGCATGTCAAATGGCTATgacaaattaattgaattttgctacaatttctggcatttttggcaatttttcgACACTTTTTTCGAACTCAATTAGGGCAGAATCcaatatacagaggtggtcaaaagtatttacacaacgagcttttttttcaattagttgacaattgaaaaaaaagctcgttgtgtaaatacttttgaccacctctgtatatgtATTAGGTCATGATAGATGGGACTTAGGATCAAACATAGCAGCTGTTTTCACAGCTACTTAACTATCCAATAAACAGTGCGCAAGTCGGAACCAAACGTATCTCACTCATTTTGTGCGAATTAATAGTGTGTTCGGACTTATCTAAGATAACTTAAAAGTCCACAATCATGTTTGCCTGACTTCATAAATTTCAATCATACAACCCACATTCCCTATCAACGCACTTATCGATTCTTGTGTACACATATGTGAAGAGTACTCACTGGGTTTTCTTGGTTGCCGGCCCAAGTTTAGTTTGCAATCGAGAACGGAGGAGAATGTCGAACCCACTACTAGTCACACAACAATCCCAAGACGCTTCTCTGCCGACTTGGGTGGATCAGAAGGAGTTGGAAGCCTTGGCAAAGCAGATCCCAGACTTCAGAAAAATCGAGAGTCTTCGATGGAAGTGGGAGACTCAACTGGCCGAGCCGGCACTCTGTGTTCACATTCAGGTGCTTGTGGCAggtaagaaaaaaaaaagtattccGTCTATTTATATTAACAATTAACTAACCGTAGACAACAAGAAACGGCAAGTGAGTTACCTAATCAAGTCACCAGAAACGGTGTCAATTGGACTAAAGGTGCCCAGAAAGGGGGATTTCTCAACGGAGCGTCACATGCTCGAGGTCGTGTTACCTGCCCTTGAGGAGCTTTATCAAAATTCGGATAGAATCGTACACTTTGGACCACCAGTCATCCAGGCAAAGCAGAAATCCAACCACATTTATTGCAACTACATTCTAAACAAGGGGTATTCCGTGGCCAATGGCCTCAAAGGTTTGTCCGTAACCGCCATGGAAGGCGTACTTTCGAAACTGGCTGCTTATCACGCCGGTTCGGCTGCCTATATAGCTAAGAATCCCGGAAAGATTAGGGAGCTTCCAAAGCTTGGAGGGAACTCAAAATCGGATGAAGAGGCTGCCGAACTGAAGAGCTTGTATCAATTGAGATTTCACGAAAGTCTACGATCGAACGACGTCAGACAATACGAAGATAAGGTGGTAGGTATTATCCGTAGTCTGCTGCAGATACCCTTCCACTAACACCaagttttttttaaagaaatcatttcaaaaatatattaaatccGGTACGGAGATTCTGGATTCGAAAACTTCCTTCAACGTCATTCTAAATGGATCTTGTTGGCCGAATAACTTGCTCCTGCAAGTAGATGCTTTCGGGAATGTTAAGGATACGCTCTTCAGTGGTTTTCACTCTGCCAAATATGGTCCGGCTGTATACGATCTATTTAGTTTACTTCTCACGGTCCCAGCTGAAAAATCTAGCCGATTTGATGGTTATGTGAAGTTCTATCACGATCAGTTGATGGAAAATCTGAAACTCATAAAATTTCTGGGAAAGAAGCCCAGCCTCACGGATTTACAATTGGATTTACTGAAATACGGTCATTGGGGTAGGTCGAAAACATATTCTCTGTTTGTTTAAAGTTTTGAAAGTGTATTTTTAACAGCATTTGAAACTGCCACGGAAATACTGCCGATCGTTCTCTCGGATTTGGGAGACAACGACATTGAAGAGATCTTTAGGAATCCCGTGTTTGGGGAGCAAATCAGAGAGCTGCTGCCATGGATGGAGAATCGTGGATACTTTGAAGAAGACTAGACTATAAGTAGTCGAGTTGAAGATGATTCTACAATAAAAAGATACCCCCTTAGAAACTTAAATAAGATAAACGATGGGTGTATTTTAACAATATGAGCAGTATCAAAAGCTTTTGGAGGCTCACCGATGCATTTGATTACAGGGAGGCAGATATTTTTTAAGAGCTACTATATTAAGGCAGATAATTGAACCAAGGCTGCAAGTCATTGCTGAAAAAATCATCGTAACAATGAACCTGCAAAAAAAAGCTCAGAGCTGATCATTAGAGTTCGAGCAGCAAGATCTAGACGAGTGTCTAGAACGGCTGATTAGACGCTTTTTTTTAAGTCGTTCGGTCATGAATGTGATTCTTGCATCACGAACAATCACCGATCCGAATAAACAGGTCCACCCAGATCGAAAGCGACGGACTTTAGCCATCTAACGAAATGGAACCAAAGCTTTAAGCTGAAAAGCTCCCTGTGATGATACCAATAAAAGGCAGCCCCACACGAAACTGAGCAAATAGCAACGCCAACAGGTGAGCGATATGGTTCAGGGAACAGAGGACATTGCCAACGAGCCCATTCCAGCGTGGCTGGATCAGCAAAAATTCGAGCCATTTCTGGATCGTGATTTTCCGGATCTCAAGAAAATTAAGTCATTCCGGATAGAACCCACTTCGGGAAAGGGTGAAAACTACACAACGCTGCTGTTGAGAGCGAATTTCGAATTGGAATTGAATGGTAAGTAATGAGAAAAAGTTAGAATAATCTGAGATTTTAAATgtgtaattaaataaatacccTGTTTTATTAGATGGCTCACAGCAGAGCATTTCCTACATGGCTAAAATCTTGCCCAATTCCGGAAACCGGGAAAATGTCGCCAGCTGGAAAGTATTCGATAAGGAGCGCAACACCTACGGCAAATACATTCCCGAGTTTGAGCAGATGTACAGAGATGCCGGAAAGAAGATTTCCTTTGGACCACGTTACTATGAATCCCAGATTGAATTGGACGAGGAACTGATCGTACTGGAGGATCTGGGCAAACGGGGATTCAGGAATGTTTATCGCCAAAATGGCTTGGACATTCAGCATACGGAGGCCACCTTGGAGAAACTGGCCCAGTTCCATGCAGCATCCGCTGTGCGATTTGAGCTGAAAGGAGCTTATTCTGAAGAATACAATCGAAACCTGTGCAGCGAAGAGGATAGCTTTAAGGAGTTTCGAGAAAACCAATTGAAGGCCTACGTCGATGCGTTTCCTCTTTACAATGCCTCTCACTTGGCAAAGGATGTGGTAAGGATACTTTTGAAATACCCTTACCTGCAGTCATGGTAATCCAAGTGAATTTGCAGCATGCCTATGGCAGCCAAGCGGATGATATGTTCCAATCATTTGCGCCCAAGATCGAGGGAGAATTCCGAGTGCTAAATCATGGGGATGCCTGGTGCAATAACTTTATGTACCAATATGATGAGGCGGGCAACCTGGCTGAGGTAAATTTTGTGGATCTACAAATGAGTAGGTTCTCTTCGCCAGCCCAAGACCTTCTCTACCTGATACTCTCCTCCACTCAACTGGACTTAAAGATAGCCAAGTTTGATTACATGATCAAGTTCTATCACGAAAAGCTCATCGAGAGCCTTAAGCTGCTCAAGTATCCGAAACCAATGCCTACGCTTAGAAGCCTACATCAATCGATCTTCATCCACGGTGACTGGAGTAAGTCAATCACTGAATAATCAGCTATCTATAAGATACTAATTTGCATTCCTTTGAAAAACCAGTACTGCCAATTGTGTCCATTCTGCTACCCATTGTCCTAATCGATGGCGGTGATGATGCCAATATGGATAGTTTGATGGACGGCGAGGGAGCTGGTGACAAGTTCCGGAACAACATGTTCAAGAATCCCCGCGTCATTAGACACCAAAAAGAGATTCTGCCCTGGGCCCATAGAAGGGGTGCCTTTGAAATCACCAAATAAGTGTGTGTAAACTGTTGATATTATGTTTgtaagtaattaaataaaagcggtagataaatataatttcattaTCAGTTCATAAACCATTATCACCGGTTTTGTTAGAGGTGTGTGTGCTACGAGTTTATCAGCTCAATAGCTCTTATCACTGAGTATATTCTACTATATTTGAGTGGAAAGCACTCACTCAACGAATAGCTCAAACACTCGTATACGACGCTGATGAAATAATTAAACCATATCAACACGACGATCTGAACGGCATAACTAGAGGGGAACTTTGGCTGCCAAACATCAGTTCACAGCCATTCCCGCAGCCAAACGGACGTACGGAATTCGCGAGTTCTAGTCAAACCACTCTCGCCTCACAATGGGACTGCGTAATTCCAAGTCGAAAAAAAGCTATGAGGTAGCTTCCGCCGGCGACCTGAATCAGAAAAAGGCATCAATAAACAGTTCTGGCTCATCTAACGCAAAAATTGAGGGGTCAACCACTACGGCTGacccgccaccaccaccaagcCCTATAATTGAGGAGCCCAATTTGGGGCCAGAATGGTTGAATCAAACACAATTTGAGGAATTACTCAGTGCCAATGTGGATCAGTTCTCCAAGATAGTGGGCTTCCGGGTGAAGCCAGCCATGGCACCGGGAGAAAACTATGCCACGTTGATGCTAAGGATCAGCATAGATGTGGAGCTCACTGGTAGGTCTTCCCCCTGGGGACGAGACATTCCCCATGTTATGACCATAGAATCTGATAATTTCCACAATCTGTCGCCGAAGAAGGCGCCATAATTGGCGGCCTTTTTTCCGCGTAGACTGGCGATAAGTAGTAtcttcaatttatttatagcCAGTTCACTACTAATGCCTGCCATTTGGGTCATTTGCTAGCAATAGCAAGTGCATGTCCAACAATAATTAGCTTCTAAGCCAAATGGTTTTGTGGTGAATATTTCAACTAACGAGCTTTTAAATTCTGATCTCTCAACTAGACAAGAGCACCAAACTGGTCTGCTTCATGCTGAAGGTTCCGCACAACACCCCCCAAATGGAACAGATGTTGGCCATGGCCAACTTCTTCAATAGCGAGAATAAAGTCTACTCGgatatattgccaaaattggAGGAACTTTACAAGGCCAAGGGGCTGGACATCAACTTTGCTCCGAAAGCCTTCAAGCTGGACTCCGAAAAGGAGCCCAAATTGGCCAACACTGTGCTGATGAACGATCTGAGTCAGGAAGGGTTCAAGAACCTAAATCGCCTGGAGTGCCTCAACTTGGAGCAAACGAAGTTCGCACTGAATAAACTGGCCCAGTTCCATGCAGCATCTGCGATGAATGTCCAGGTGAATGGACCCTATGCAGATCAATTCGTTAATGGAGTCATGGGTGGAAACAAGGATGTACTAATGGCTTTCTACGAAGGAATGATTGCCTCCTTCCGAACGGCTTTCATGGCCAATTTGAAGAACTTCAAGAACGGAGAAGAGTTTCGCGAAAAACTGGTAAAATTTTACTCTCATTAATTAGCAAATCAAAGACTAAAGATAACACATTTATTTAGGAAAAGGCATTTGTTCAGATTTTCTTGGACTTTGAGCACCTTATGAAGGCCGATCCCGATGAGTTCAACGTACTGAACCATGGAGATTGCTGGATGAACAATCTCCTGTTCAAGCTGGACTCAAAGGGGGAAGTGCAGGACATGCTGTTCGTCGACTTCCAGAACCCCAAATACGGCTCACCCACTCAGGACTTGTTTTACCTCATCCTTACGTCGGTGCACATGGACTACAAGCTGGATTACTTTGAATACTTCATCAGGCATTATCATGAGCAGTTGACCAAGCACCTCGATTTGCTGGGTTTCACCGGCAAGCAGCCATCTCTCCGGGAACTGCACATGCTGATGTACAAACATGGAAGTTGGGCAGTGTTCCCCTCGATCAGTGTGCTGCCAATTGTGCTCTTGGATCCCAATGAGTCAGCCACTTTTGAGAATTTCCTGGGAGACTCCGAATCCGGCGCCAAGTTTAAGAACCTTCTGTACGCCAACAAACGTTATCACGGCTACATTGAAAAATTGCTGCCCTGGCTGGACAACAAGGGATTCTTGGAGGCCTAGTAAGCTTAATGCAATCTAATTCTCCCTTCATTGctcataatttatttgcaGCTTCATTAATCAGGTGGTTGCGCCTGAAACGCCCTCATCGGAGCAACCTGACAATCCCAACCAAATACTGGACTGGCTAAATGTCAGCGATTTTGCAGAAGTCATTTCATCCGCCGAACCGAAGTTCGAAAAGATTGTGGGCGGATCTTGGTCTTCAGCAACCAAGCCAGGTGACAACTTCGCGTCCAAGCTCTTGAAGATTGACATCGAGACCCAACTGAAAGGTACGCAGTCAAAAGTGTGAGAGTGGGTTTAATCAAGGAAATCCCATGCAGATAACACTTCCAACACGTTCTCCTACATCCTGAAAGTGATGCCACAGGCCACGCCCGACAACTTTACGGACGTTAATATGTTTCCCAAGGAAAGGGAAATGTACCGGAAATATATACCTGCCTTTGAGCAACTCTATAAGGATTCAGGCTTGACAGTCACATTTACTGCCAACTCCTTCGTCCTGAATAAACCAATCAAGGAAGAATATTTGCTAATGGAAAAT of Drosophila mauritiana strain mau12 chromosome 3R, ASM438214v1, whole genome shotgun sequence contains these proteins:
- the LOC117143435 gene encoding uncharacterized protein LOC117143435, with amino-acid sequence MVQGTEDIANEPIPAWLDQQKFEPFLDRDFPDLKKIKSFRIEPTSGKGENYTTLLLRANFELELNDGSQQSISYMAKILPNSGNRENVASWKVFDKERNTYGKYIPEFEQMYRDAGKKISFGPRYYESQIELDEELIVLEDLGKRGFRNVYRQNGLDIQHTEATLEKLAQFHAASAVRFELKGAYSEEYNRNLCSEEDSFKEFRENQLKAYVDAFPLYNASHLAKDVHAYGSQADDMFQSFAPKIEGEFRVLNHGDAWCNNFMYQYDEAGNLAEVNFVDLQMSRFSSPAQDLLYLILSSTQLDLKIAKFDYMIKFYHEKLIESLKLLKYPKPMPTLRSLHQSIFIHGDWILPIVSILLPIVLIDGGDDANMDSLMDGEGAGDKFRNNMFKNPRVIRHQKEILPWAHRRGAFEITK
- the LOC117143934 gene encoding uncharacterized protein LOC117143934, which produces MSNPLLVTQQSQDASLPTWVDQKELEALAKQIPDFRKIESLRWKWETQLAEPALCVHIQVLVADNKKRQVSYLIKSPETVSIGLKVPRKGDFSTERHMLEVVLPALEELYQNSDRIVHFGPPVIQAKQKSNHIYCNYILNKGYSVANGLKGLSVTAMEGVLSKLAAYHAGSAAYIAKNPGKIRELPKLGGNSKSDEEAAELKSLYQLRFHESLRSNDVRQYEDKVKSFQKYIKSGTEILDSKTSFNVILNGSCWPNNLLLQVDAFGNVKDTLFSGFHSAKYGPAVYDLFSLLLTVPAEKSSRFDGYVKFYHDQLMENLKLIKFLGKKPSLTDLQLDLLKYGHWAFETATEILPIVLSDLGDNDIEEIFRNPVFGEQIRELLPWMENRGYFEED
- the LOC117145345 gene encoding uncharacterized protein LOC117145345, whose protein sequence is MGLRNSKSKKSYEVASAGDLNQKKASINSSGSSNAKIEGSTTTADPPPPPSPIIEEPNLGPEWLNQTQFEELLSANVDQFSKIVGFRVKPAMAPGENYATLMLRISIDVELTDKSTKLVCFMLKVPHNTPQMEQMLAMANFFNSENKVYSDILPKLEELYKAKGLDINFAPKAFKLDSEKEPKLANTVLMNDLSQEGFKNLNRLECLNLEQTKFALNKLAQFHAASAMNVQVNGPYADQFVNGVMGGNKDVLMAFYEGMIASFRTAFMANLKNFKNGEEFREKLEKAFVQIFLDFEHLMKADPDEFNVLNHGDCWMNNLLFKLDSKGEVQDMLFVDFQNPKYGSPTQDLFYLILTSVHMDYKLDYFEYFIRHYHEQLTKHLDLLGFTGKQPSLRELHMLMYKHGSWAVFPSISVLPIVLLDPNESATFENFLGDSESGAKFKNLLYANKRYHGYIEKLLPWLDNKGFLEAYFINQVVAPETPSSEQPDNPNQILDWLNVSDFAEVISSAEPKFEKIVGGSWSSATKPGDNFASKLLKIDIETQLKDNTSNTFSYILKVMPQATPDNFTDVNMFPKEREMYRKYIPAFEQLYKDSGLTVTFTANSFVLNKPIKEEYLLMENLLTKGFKMADRMKGLNMEHTKSSLKKLAQWHAASIKYKELNGAYPPLYNDGIYIEQTRDVFHNMFASAKEAYIRIFETFEGADEYLPKLEWIIDNHVDQVMEDAKINEQAFNVLNHGDAWINNIMFQYDTEGRLKETYLLDHQNAKYGNPAQDLYYFLISSAELDIKVDEFDNLIRFYHENLVEHTKLLKYNGFVPSLSELHTILIEHPAFAVGTVISTLTVCLTDEGFNPELFFVETPESEAFRTKLLGNERYKAHVEKIMPWLNRRGLLDP
- the LOC117144778 gene encoding protein Fer3 yields the protein MQHPHPSDQPTYMPDVPFQPLWGQEAPPPPIVPYQELIAGFPCTDLSLWQRSQVTPLVPQRPSTNGRANGSSSSSKKTRRRVASMAQRRAANIRERRRMFNLNEAFDKLRRKVPTFAYEKRLSRIETLRLAITYIGFMAELLSGTPSNSHKSRSDVYGSMNGHHQAPPPAIHPHHLHPAAAYQRDFASPYNHSLS